In the Sarcophilus harrisii chromosome 3, mSarHar1.11, whole genome shotgun sequence genome, one interval contains:
- the LOC116422552 gene encoding N-acetylglucosamine-6-sulfatase-like translates to MPLRAVPASGRPRRGGVLRSQTAPGLRLLLLGACLFAWPWGSEAAGARRPNVVLILTDDQDDLLGGMTPLKKTKALIADMGMSFSSAYVPSPLCCPSRASILTGKYPHNHHVVNNTLEGNCSSKLWQKIQEPYTFPAILRSMCGYQTFFAGKYLNEYGALDAGGVEHVPPGWSYWYALEKNSKYYNYTLSVNGKARKHGENYSLDYLTDVLANVSLDFLDYKSNSEPFFMMISTPAPHSPWIAAPQYQKSFQNVSAPRNSNFNIYGKNKHWLIRQAKTPMTNSSIQFLDEAFRKRWQTLLSVDDLVEKLIRRLDFHGELNNTFIFYTSDNGYHTGQFSLPIDKRQLYEFDIKVPLLVRGPGIKANQTNQMLIANIDLGPTILDIAGYDLNKTQMDGRSLLPLMRGTSNVTWRSDVLVEYQGEGYNGSDPTCPAMGPGVSQCFPDCVCEDAYNNTYACVRTMSKSWNLQYCEFDDQEALTFNLITQFFPVFRGNAEVFTVPGGPRAENISLKSNLAAPQLKKR, encoded by the exons ATGCCGCTCCGGGCCGTCCCCGCGTCAGGGCGCCCCCGGCGGGGCGGCGTTCTCCGGAGCCAGACCGCGCCGGGgctgcggctgctgctgctgggcGCGTGTCTGTTCGCCTGGCCCTGGGGCTCGGAGGCGGCAGGCGCCCGCCGGCCCAATGTGGTCCTGATTCTCACCGACGACCAGGATGACCTGCTTGGCGGCATGACTCCACTAAAGAAAACCAAGGCCCTCATTGCAGACATGGGAATGAGTTTCTCTAGTGCTTATGTTCCAAGTCCCCTTTGCTGCCCCAGCAGAGCCAGCATTCTTACAGGGAAGTACCCACATAATCATCATGTTGTTAACAACACGTTGGAAGGAAACTGTAGCAGTAAGTTATGGCAGAAGATTCAAGAACCATATACCTTCCCAGCAATCCTCAGGTCCATGTGTGGTTATCAGACCTTTTTTGCTGGGAAGTACTTGAATGAGTATGGAGCCCTGGATGCTGGAGGAGTAGAACATGTGCCTCCAGGATGGAGTTATTGGTATGCATTGGAGAAGAATTCTAAGTACTACAATTATACTCTTTCAGTCAATGGGAAGGCACGGAAGCATGGTGAAAACTACAGTCTGGATTACCTGACAGATGTGCTGGCTAATGTCTCTTTAGATTTCCTGGACTACAAGTCAAACTCTGAGCCTTTCTTCATGATGATTTCTACTCCAGCACCTCATTCTCCTTGGATTGCTGCTCCCCAATATCAAAAGAGCTTCCAAAATGTCAGTGCGCCAAGAAATAGTAATTTTAACATTTATGGGAAGAACAAGCATTGGCTAATTAGGCAAGCCAAGACCCCAATGACTAATTCTTCAatacagtttttagatgaagcaTTTAGGAAAAGATGGCAGACTCTGCTGTCAGTTGATGACCTGGTAGAGAAATTGATAAGAAGGCTGGATTTTCATGGGGAGCTAAATAACACCTTCATTTTTTATACATCAGACAATGGCTATCACACAGGGCAGTTCTCCTTGCCTATTGATAAACGGCAGCTGTATGAATTTGATATCAAAGTTCCATTGCTGGTTCGAGGGCCTGGGATCAAAGCAAATCAGACAAATCAGATGCTCATTGCCAACATTGACTTGGGTCCCACTATTTTAGACATTGCAGGCTATGACTTGAACAAAACTCAAATGGATGGAAGGTCCCTGTTGCCCCTCATGAGAGGAACCAGTAATGTAACTTGGAGATCAGATGTCCTGGTGGAATATCAAGGAGAAGGATATAATGGCTCTGACCCAACTTGTCCTGCTATGGGCCCTGGAGTCAGTCAATGTTTTCCAGACTGTGTGTGTGAAGATGCTTATAATAACACATATGCTTGTGTGAGGACAATGTCAAAGTCATGGAATTTGCAGTATTGTGAATTTGAcgatcaagaa gccTTGACATTCAATCTGATCACTCAGTTTTTTCCTGTGTTCAGAGGTAATGCAGAAGTCTTCACTGTACCAGGTGGTCCAAGAGCAGAAAATATCTCACTGAAGTCTAACTTAGCTGCTCCACAACTTAAGAAAAGATGA